Below is a window of Solanum stenotomum isolate F172 chromosome 7, ASM1918654v1, whole genome shotgun sequence DNA.
GACCCGACACATCTTCATACTCCCTTAGCACCCTCATCATCATTCTTATTGATTTCCTATCACCTGAACAGAACAATATAGTATCGTCTGCATAAGATAAATGATTGATGGAAGGACTCCACTTAGGCATACCATATCCTCTAAACTCCGGCTTCTCATGTAGCTTATTTAACCCCCTTGCCAGTACATCTGCTGCTATGATGAATAGGGTAGGTGATAATGGATCCCCCTGTTTTAATCCTCTAGATGATTGGAAAAATCCAAAGGCTTTCCCATTAACTAACACTGAATACCAATTATTCGATAATAATCTCCAAATCATATCAATGATAGTTTCTGAGAAGCCAAATTTCCTTAGGACTTTGATCAGAAAGATCCAAGATACCCTATCATAAGCTTTTGCCATGTCCAGCTTCACCACTACATTATgatactttttcctttggttaATTTCTCGGATGATCTCCTGGGCTAGCAAGACATTTTCAGTAATGCTTCTTCCTTTTACAAATCCCGTCtgattttgagaaataatgTTTGGTAACAGCTTGGCTATTCTCTCATGTAGtactcttgaaatgatcttgcTCACAAATGTACATGTCTCAGATCAGTCAAACTCTTcacattctcttttttttctctttttatatatatatatatatatattatttttttttatgtccatGGCTATTCTTATCTCCCAAGAGATCCAATTTTCATATTTACCTTGTTATGCATTCCTTCAGACTGAAGTTTTGACGGGAATCTTTTCTGTCACGCATGGAGAGTTCCTTTCTACTTGGTGCTCATCTGACCTTCCAATACGTGAAGAAGATGCTACTTTGGAATATGACCCTTTTGCAGCAGCTGGATGGGTATTGGATTTGTTTCCATTTTCTGATCAGTTAAATGCAATGAGTACAGAGTCAACTTTTGTTCCTTCCAATGTACCTAGACTGTCTTATCCACATCAAAGAACATCGTTGTTGGTCAAAGTATTAGCAAATCTCCACTGTTTTGTTCCTGATATCTGCAAAGGTATAAATTCTTGACTCTCTTGATGTATAGTACTGCTGCCTGGTTATTTGCTAAATCATACTAGTTCTGATTGCAGAGGAGAAGGATCTTTTTCTTAACAAGTTTGTTCAGTGTTTGAGAACAGAAGTTTCTGATACCTCAGAAGGTTTTATATCAATTTCTGATCCTCAAAAAGCAGCTACCGTTAGCCGAAACCTTGGTAAGCATCGCTATTTTGTAGAATGTCTTCCAGTTTTAAGTTATGTGCTTTACCATTGACTTACTTGTGCCTGGTAGGTTCCTTGTTAAGTCATGCAGAGTCCCTGATACCTACTTTTCTGAATGAGGAGGATGTGCAGCTTTTAAGGTGACTAAGAATCTGGCTTCCTTCTTATTCTCACATTTGAACCTTAAAGTTTCCATCTTGTATGATTTTCTTTGTGGTAGTCGTGTTCTGTAACTGCAACATCATGCTCATTATGGTACCATGTGTTGCTTGATCCATTAGACTCAACGACAGCATCTTCTATAGAAGGCTCTGCATCTTGTAAAAAGATTATGCAAGAAACGCAATTGgatcattttcttttctaatatATTAATACTAATGTTGCCACATTTTTTCTGAAGGGTGTTCATCACACAGTTAGAATCTCTGGTTACTCCGTTCGGAGAAAATCGAGTTCAGGTAAATCCTCTaatactctttatttttttctctttgggTAAAtctgttaaaaacttttagagAATGATTGAGTCTGATGATGAACATATGTCTTACCCACAAACGCATCCACAACAAAATCCTTTTTCCCCATATTTATATACACTGCATTACTTATTTACTGGACTCTTGCCGTGGAGCATTCACTGTCCCTTCTTAGTAGTCTTGTTGATATTGTCATTTTGTCCTAATTCAATGTGCTATTGAACTAAGCTTCTAGATAAAATTTAGGGAAGCATGTTTGAGGAATCATTGTCTTGTAACAAGCTGTTAAAACCTAGTCTCAGAAGATTATTAGGTGTATTCTGGATTTTCAATTGGTGTAATCCAATGACTTTTCACCTGCCAGCTGTATTTCTTGTTGAATTTATTGTATTCTTTGGACTAAATGTGACTCATTTTATTATTGAGCAACTGTCACATTAATTCTTAGTCAAGTACTGCAAAATTTAATCAATTCTGTCACTAGAAAGTGGCGTGCATAAAGATGACTAAACTATAATCTTGTAGGATCCACAGAGTAGTATTCttttaaatcaaatatattataaacaaataataaataagttgggagataaagttttaaacaaataactaataAGTTGGGAGCTTAAGGTTTAAACAAAATAATCATTAAGTTGGGAGATTAAGTTCTAAACAAATAATCAATAAGTTGGGAGATTAAGTTTTACAAAGTTGGGAGATTATGAAGAGGGGAATAGAATTGTGTACCCACCTTTGGCCGAGGGGTGTCAAGCGACACCCCTTCGCcggaaaattacattgtatatagaGGTTAAATTTTGGTTTAGTAAATACATATGTAAGCATTGACACCTCTTAACACAAGTTAAATGTTTAGTTTGGTGGTTAAAGTGTTGGGAAAATTCCTTGAAATCATGGGTTCTAGTCATTCTAGCCTCATAATTATACTTTTTACTACAACTATTGACACCCCTTAATAACAATCTTGAGTCCGCTACTGTTCCTATCAGTTTCAGAGGTATAAGCTGGACTGTTCCTGAAAGAACAGGACAAGCTCTAGAAAGTTGGAATTTGGAGGGCAATGGCAGCATAGACAAGAGCAGATTGAGAATTGTCCCAGCAGTTATTTGGTGGACCATATGGAAAGAAAGAAGTTTCGAAAACAAGAGCAGCCCATTGCACAAGATTAATATGAAGTGCATTATCAAATTTTGCTATCGGTGTAGTTCAGAGTATATAGATGATCCTGTGGCTATTGTAGACATCCTAGGATCCTTATAAGATGAAGGAGGATCTAGTGATAGTTTTgctttttctttatgtttttgtttGATAGGCACACTCCTGTGGATATAGGATATGTTGTAATGTTTTGGTTACCAGCTCTGAGCTGCTGATTGATATACAGAACGttacctttatcaaaaaaaagttatacaaaGTTGGTCTTCGTTTGGTGACATGATGTGCACCTAGACTGTTTTGTGGCAAAATTGGTAGGGAGAAACTCCCTCTTTGAGACACAATATTTCAAGGACCTATCATAAGTAAAATGCATTTCCAGGGTACTGTTTCACACTTTCACTTCTTTAAAAACATTTCTAGGTTCTAACATACATAAATTGCGGTTCAAGGATATGGGTTCACTTCTTTAAATAGTTCTAGGGAACCTCTGCTGCTCCTTACTCTTTATCCTCGAAAGCTTGCTAGTTTTGGCTAGACGAAGAGAATAACGACAACATGGGATCCTGACTAGTTCTGCTTTGCAACTCTATCTGGCAGAACTGTTAGAGAGCACCTAGTTGGACATTTTAAATCTTTGTGATCCTTCTTTTCTAGATGGTTGTCCCTGTCAACTTGGAGTCGTTGTTTATCATACAGTAACATTGTGACAAAATAGGAACTAGACACACATGCTGAGGGAGAAGAGCAGTTGGCCCAAGGAGAGGGAAGTGTTGTTTATTCTTTGGGAAATGGCCGTATGCACATTAGTTTCACTGAGAGGAGGAGAGCAGTGGTTGTCTACTTTGGGTGATATGGTCATATGCACATAAATTTTACCGATTGGCAAAGAGATAAGAAGTTGTGTATACAATTATGCAGGTCTCTTCAATCATCTGGAAATCTCTTTAGGGAGAAAATAATGAATCTGAATTTTTAGTtctcaaaacaaaataaaataatgaatatgaatttttgTTCCTGCAAAATGTGACCACTTTGTTAGCAGAAATAGATAATTTGCTGGCAAGTGACTCAATCGACTGAAGGAGACTGTTAAATTGGACATAATGATGGAGAATTGCACAGTTGGGAACAAGGAGGAGTTCACACTAAAAACAGAAACAACTGGAGAATTGTACCTGCATGTAGTTAATTAAGGTGGAAACCCAGAAACAGAACAAAGGAGAACTTAAGAACAATGAAAGATTAGAACTATAAAGCAATGAAGAACAAGAAAGAAGAGAACTTTATTTGATAATGCAGTCTTTTCTCACTGCCTAAGACTTACACTTATAATAAAGAACTAACTTCATGGTCCTAAAAATCAGCAACACATCTGCTGAAGATAAACAAACTCCTAGAGACTAGGTAAAGAAGTTATTTGAGGAAAACTAAAGCTAATTTACtgcagtaaataaataaaaggctGCAGTCCTAAAACATAGCAACTAACACTCCTCCTTGGTTTAGGAACTGCTGATTCCTAGTTTTTCTCTGAAAGACTCAAACTTGCCGAGGGAAAGGGGCTTGGTGAAAATGTCAGCAACCTGCTCATCATTCTTGCAGTAAAGAAgcttcacatctccatgtttcTGCACCTCTtaagaaaaataacttaataTTGAAATGCTTCGTTTTTGCATGAAAAACTGGATTATTAGCAATAGAAATTGCAGCTTGGTTATCAATAAAAAACCTCAGTCCCTTCTTTTTGCTCCATATTCAGATCACACATTATTTTCCTCAACCATAGTGCTTGATTCACAGCTGCTGTTGCAGCAATAAATTCTGCCTCGGCTGTTGATTGTGCTACTATATCTTGTTTCTTGGAATACCAAGAGAAAGCTCCTGACCCAAGATTGAAACAGAAACCTGAAGTACTCTTCATATCAGGTGCACCACCCAATCACTATCGGAGAATCCGTTAAGTCTAAACTTCTGACTTTTGTGAAACTTAACACCATNGCACCACCCCAATCACTATCGGAGAATCCGTTAAGTCTAAACTTCTGTCTTTTGTGAAACTTAACACCATAGTTGAGAGTTCCCTTGATGTATCTGACAATTCTTTTAGCTGCTCTCAAGTGTAAATCACTTGCACAATGCATGAACCGAGACAAAAAACTCACTGCATACAAAATATCAGGCCTAGTTGCAGTCAAATACATCAAGCAGCCAATAAGACTTCTATAATATGCCTCATCCACCTTTTCAGTTCCATCATCTTTGGAAAAATTTTCCTTTTGGTTCATTGGAGTACTCATAACTTTGCAGTCTTCCATATGAAACTTCTTTAGGATTTCTTGAGCATATTTTTTCTGGCAACACATTGTCTTCATTTTGTTTGATCTCCACTCCAAGAAAGTACGCCATCAGTCCAAGGTCTGTCATTTCAAAGACCTTCATCATTTCCAACTTGAAGTCCTCAATTAGGCAAACCTTACTTCCTGTGACAAAGAGATCGTCAACATAAAAAGAAATAGTAAGTATGTCTGCACCTGAACACTTAATATAAAGTGTAGACTCAGATAGGCTCTTCTTGAAGCCTAAACTGAGCAAATGATCGTCAATCTTGCTATACCAAGCTCTTGGTGCTTGCTTTAAACCATAGAGAGCTTTCTTTAGCAAATAAACCTTATTTTCTTGCCCCTTGACAACAAAGCCATCTGGTTGCTCAACATAAACCTCCAACTAGAGAAGACCATTGAGAAAGGCCGACTTAACATCGAGTTGATAAACTCTCCAACCTTTTGCCACTGCAATGGCTAGTAGCAATCTGATTGTGTCAAGTCGAGCAACTGGTGCGAAAGTTTCTGAGTAGTCTACACCAAAGATCTGAGCGTAACCTTTCACTACAAGCCTCGCTTTGTGTTTGTTAATGGAACCATTAGCATTTAGCTTTGTCCTGAAGACTCATTTTACACCAATGATCTTTCTGTCTAGAGGTTTCTCAACAAGCACCCAGGTCTGATTTTTTTCGATCATCATCATCTCCTTCATTGCTGCCACCCATTTGTCATCCCCTTCTGCTTCCTCATAGCTTGCGGGCTCACAAATTGCAGTATTGCATCTCTGATAGATATCAGAGATCAACCGCGTGCCTCTAACAGGAGGATCATCTACTAGATCTTTTGGATCTAATAGACTGTCAACTGGTGGATTGTTTTCAGGCTTCTCCCAGTTCCAGTGCTAGTCCTCAATGAAGTGGACATCTCTACTTACGACAATTTTCTCTGGTTGAGGTTCATAGACCTTATATGCTTTGGAGAAAACACTGTAGCCTATAAAGATGCCAGGAACTGCCTTCTTGTCAAGCTTATCTCTTTTAACCTGTGGTATATAAGAGAAACACAAGCAGCCAAAAATTCTGAGAAATTGCAATGAGGGTTTATGACCATACCATGCTTCATATGGTGTTTTATCATTTACAGATCTAGAATCTAGAAGTCTGTTTTGCAAAAAAAACAGCAGTGCTGGCAGCATCCGCCCAGAACCTTTTTGGTAGATGTTTCTCATGTAGCATGCACCTAGTCATCTCCATTATAGTTCTGTTTTTCCGCTCActaactccattttgttgtggagtatAAGGGACTGTTAGCTGATGTTCTATACCAGCTTTGTCACAGAGTAATTTGAACTGATTTGAAGTGTACTCCTTCCCATTATCAGACCTTAAAGTCTGAATTTTGCAGCCACTTTGATTTTCCACTTTTGCCTTGAAATTCCAAAACACATCAGCTACCTCAGActtgaattttaagaaaaaaatccaGGTCAGTCTTGTTagatcatcaataaatacaatgtaGTAAAGACTACCATTTAAAGTTGGTGTTCTATGAGGTCCACACAGGTCTGTATGAATGAGCTGAAGCTTTTTTGATGCTCTCCAAGTTGTTTTGGGAAAGGGCAGCCAGTTCATCTTTCCAATTAAACAAGCTTGGCAATCTGTCCACCGATTCTGCAATCTTGGTAGATCATTCACAAGTTCCTTTCTTTGCAAGAAcatcataccttgatgatgAAAATGACCCATTCTTTTATGCCAAACTTCTGTAGAGTTGTCTGTCATAAGAAAAGCTGTCTGCTCTTCTTCCAAAGGATTGAGCGGGAAACACCTCCCCTCCATTTTGACCTTGAATATCTCATCGCCTGATGGATCTTCTATCACAGATGTTTTGTTTTTGAAGAACAGATTGAATCCATTCTCCATTAATTGACCGACACTGAGAAGGTTTCGATCAAGGTCTGGAACATACAAAACATTTGCGATAAGCTTAGTTCTAGAGCCACTGGTAATGGCTATGGCGCCCTTGCCTTTCACAGCAAGACACTCAccatttccaattctaactTTCTTTGTCTCAGTGTTCCACAATTCTTTGAACAACATCTTATCAGATGTCATGTGGTTAGAGCAACCACTATCAATTAACCAACTTTCACTTGAATCTAGGCTTGTGAAACAAGTTGCAACAAAAAGGTGATCTTCTTCTCGATCAGCAACTTGAGCTTCAACTTCAGGCTGCTGAATTTTGGCTTTACAAATTACAACTTCATGACCCTGTTGATTGCACTTGCTGCATTTTGCATCAGGTCTCCTCCAACATTTGAAAGGAGGGTGACCTTTTTTTTCACAATGCCGACAAGGAGGATAGCTAGCCTTCTTGCTTTTAGCAAAATTCTCACTATTTTGTCCTTGTATCTTCTTGTTCTGCTTCTTCTTGTTTCTTCCATCATCTTGATGTTTAACTAATAGCGCTCCTTCAACAACTCCTTCTTGTTTCATTACACGTCGTTGCTCTTGTGCTTGAAAAGCACTTCAAGAGCTCCGCTAGTGTAATTTTGGACAAGTCCTTAGTATTTTCTGAGGTTGTAACAATAGCCTCAAGTTTTTCAGGTACTGTTACAAGGATTTTCTCAACAATCCTTGAATCGTTAAAAGTGGAGCCCAACAATCTGTCTCGATTTGCTATATTAAGAAGTCGGTCAGAATACTCCTTTATGGTTTCACTTTCCTTCATCCTTTGCAGCTCAAACTTATGTACTAAATTTAGCACTTGCATCCCTCGAATTCTTTCATCTCCTTCATACTCAGTCTTGAGACAATCCCATACCTCTTTTGTTGACTTTAGGGACATAATACGAGTAAAGATGGTGGATGAAACTGTTGTATACAAGCATGACTTTGCCTTTGATTTCATGGTTTTCCTTTCCTTGTGATTTTTAATCTGCGAGATTGTGGGATTGTTTGGTAAGGGAACAATCTCGTAATCATCTTCTACAGCTTCCCAGAGATCCAAAGCTTCTAGATATGTCTGCATTCTGACTGCCCAGATCTGATAACTTTCTCCATTGAAAGTTGGTGGTGCCATTGAAGAAAAACTTGCTTCTCCGTCCATGGAATTCACTAAAACAGATTAATGAACACACACAAGTCCCTCAAGAATAaaaagctctgataccaattgtagTTAATTAAGGTGGAAACCCAGAAAAAGAACAAAGGAGAActtaagaataatgaaagattAGAACTATAAAGCAATGAAGAACAAGAAAGAAGAGATAACTTTATTTGATAATGCAGTCTTTTCTCACTCCTAAGACTTACACTTATAATAAAGAACTAACTTCATGGTCCTAATAATCAGCAACACATCTGCTGAAGATAAACAAACTCCTAGAGACTAGGTAAAGAAGTTTTTTGAGGAAAACTAAAGCTAATTTACtgcagtaaataaataaaaggctGCAGTCCTAAAACATAGCAACTAACACTGCAGCTATATGGTGGACAATATGGAAGGAGAGGAACTTTAGAGTCTTTGAGAATATGGAGAATACTATAGAACAAGTCAAAatgaattgtattttgactttatgtttttggtgtaaccAGATATACTCTAATGATATTGTCTCTATCATTGATGTCTTAGACTCATTATAAGGATAGGATAgtagattttgagttcttttgtaAATATGGTTTCAGTACAACCCATGTACTGTGTTACAGAAATAGAAACAGTTACCTgtgtcaaaaagaaaaaaatggacaTAATGATGGCTTGAAGTTTATTTTACCAATTTATTCTAGTGGGCTTTTGTTTTCATTCTTTAATTGGCTTAAATTTGATTTATAGGAAGGAATTAATATTTTCGTTTTCTCCAGGAGGCTCAGAACCTGGGGGGATACTTGCCCCCTCAACTCAGGGAAGTATCTCTGGATCTTAACAACAGAAGTGCAAACTCTAGAGAGGACATACTGGATAACTCATCTCTGCAAAGATTGAACCAACTCAATTCCAAGTTCAATGACGAAGGTCAATCAGGTGAGGCTGGGACAAAAGGTGAAATGACAGAACACGAAAGATTTATAGCTACATCTATAGAGATGAAGGATATTGAGACTCAGAATGTGGAAACGAGTGGGTCCGATTCCAGCTCCACGCGAAGTAGGCACCCAACAGATCAAGTTGGGAAAGTTGGGCAAATAAATTGCAATGGTCCTGGAGAGGTTAGAGAGGACGAAACAGCTGAAGCTCAGCATGAAGAGAAGCAACAAAGGAAACGGAAGCGAACCATAATGAATGATACGCAGATATCACTTGTTGAGAAGGCCCTTATGGGGGAGCCTGATATGCAGCGAAATAAAACCTTACTAGAAAAGTGGGCTGTAAAATTAAGTGATCATGTATGTCACAAGGCCCATGCGCTTGTTTTTGTTTCTGCTCTTTTCTGTCAATTAATTAGTCTTTCCTCCCTAATATGTTCCTGCTTTGTTTCCAGGGATCAGAGGTTACAAAATCACAGCTCAAGAATTGGTAAGGgtgatatttcttttattttcttaacaCCTTTAAATAGTTTATCTAGATCTATTCTACTGTCAGAATGGTGTGGGTCTAAATATGTTTATTACGAGgctaaattatttattctttttagtttttacaCCTGTATACTGCTTTCCCACGATGAGTGCCAGCATCCATGAATACCCAAGATGTCAGTCCAATGGCATGCTGAGTCAACAAAATTATCTAAGAGCCTATCAGAGTTCTACTGGTGTATCAAACTGCAACTTTATTTTGCTGCATGTACTCCTATCTAATAAGTGTGCCGTCTATTGAGAAAATGCACAAATAAGTCACTTATTCTCCGAGAGAGAACAAAAGGAAAGAAGACATACAAATAGGTTTCAATCTGATTTAATGAGGTATGTCTCTTATCTTGTCTTCATGCTGGATAATCATTTCCATTTTGAACACACAGGCTAAACAATCGGAAAGCAAGGTTAGCTCGTGCTGCGAAGGATGGGCGTATGTTGTCTGAAGGGGATAGTCTTGACAAACAAGGTGGGTTGCTCACTCTGCTTCCTTCTGACTCACCTGGAAGTCCTGTCGAGGATGTTAGTATCCTCTCTGCTGCTAGAGAAAATGCACCGAGGCTAACTGGCCTGGCACCGAGCAGCACTTGTCTTACAGAAAACACAACTGCTGTGCCTGCAGTTTCATCAGAACAGGCAAAGTGTGTCGCAGGGGATTATGTTGTGCTTATAAACGAGAAAGCAGAAGAGATTGGAAGAGGAAAGGTATGTCAAGTCAGTGGCAAGTGGTATCAAAGGGACCTGGAGGAGCTAGGGACCTGTGTCGTGGATGTTATTGATCTCAAGGTTGAGAGGTCTGCTAAGCTTCCTTACCCATCAGAATTAACTGGAACATCATTTGATCAGGCTGAAAGAAAATTTGGTTTCATGCGAGTCTTGTGGCAGTCCAGCAAACTATTTGTGTTGCCTGCTCGGTGAATCAAAAGTACCTCAGTTCTGGGTAAGAATCACTCAACTCTTTCTCTGTTGCCTCTTGAAACTTCTTGCCAAAACTTTGTTTGATTGTGTAGATTATTAAAGTGGACACCCATTACAATGTTTACACACTAGCTTCATGTTCCAGGTACATCAAAAAAACGAAAGATGGGAGTGTGTTTCTCCttagattttgttttaattgtctATATGATTCTTCAGCTAGTAAAACCTTGCGGTATCAGTACAGATTGATAGTTCCTGAGGAAAATTCGAGGTTTACTAGTTGGGCGGGTCTATGAAGATTCTGGAGGGTCTAGCACTATATCTTCCCCATGCTGTCACTGTGCAGGCCATTATATCTGATGCTTGATCTGGAAAACTTCCCAGTACTAACTTAAAGGTGTTACTATCCTGGTGTGTCTTGTTGGGGCCATTAGATTTCTCGGTATAGTCCCCATACTACATGATGCAGGCCTTGATGATCTTCTGCATGAAGCACACCTAGATTCTGAAAGACTAGTCTCAGTCATTTGCTCCCTGTACATTGTGGAGGTTTAGGATGTACAAGTTTACTATTTACTGTTCTCATGCAACCTCTTGTATAACTTACCATAGTAAATTACAAAAATGGGATGATTTTGTCACATAATTTGACCTTACAAAACAGTGTTTATTTATCTCTTTTACTCTGGTTTGAATTGCTGGTCGTGGTACCAAGCACGCAATGCACTGTATTCTTCAGGCTGTTAGTGTAGGATACTTTCTTATGATTGAAACCCAAATATTTCAACCTTAAAGGCCTGCTACATGACACATCAACGTAGATGACTTCTCAAACATCaccaaaaattatttgaaaacgTTATTATATAGAGAAACCACACTAACGAtcaagtttaagaataagatatCTATAGTTTTTTACATCACAACACCTAGCACTCTGCTAACAACACTACTTCCCTTTCACTATAAATAACCCTGTTTAAGCAGCATTAATACTAATCTATAATCAACTTTTCACTCTTTAACAGCTAAACCTCTACCTCTCCAGCTATTTTACAATGTTGGATGCCTTCTGAATGGCATCTATAGAATACACCAGGGCTTTTGAAGACTACGGAGATATACACGGACAATCTGCTGcatttttaatcaatttatgAATGCATCGGCAATGGTATTTGCGACTCCACAACAGAGCAATTTGAAATATCCAGAATAGATGACCGGGCATCAAATATAGGCAAGTGAGCTCCGGTCATGATCTGGTTGTGGACGGCCCCTAGTAGGAGTAGGCGGTCTTTGAATGTTGAGTTCCTAAATACAACGAACAAGTCTTAGTAGGATATAATGTAACAACTGTAAGCTcgaaaagtaaaaaagaaagcaTCCTAGTACCTGCATCCAATTGTCATCCATGACTCGTTCTGGAGACGTTTCAGGGGATAGAAGAGGAGGCGGCAAAGGATGGATCAACTTTGGAACAATAACCAACCCTCTGCCTACTACTAGTATAGCACCAGCATTGTTGGCAGTACCTGAATGTATTTTCTTGGTTAGAAATGATTAGAATGCATGCTTTCATACAAGGGAAAGcaaaaacttaaatatttaacGCATACCACAATAGTTGGTGGCAGAAAAAAGAGTGATCAGCTGCCCCTGGGCAAATCTTTCAAATCCATCCATGACACACTCGTGTGCTCTAATAATCAGCTGTAGTTTGTTTTTCTTGCAGAATTCAGTTACACGATCAGGCTGCAAAGTCCACAATTATTGTAAGACCACATTGTAGTTTGTATGTGAATCTTGGCATGAAAAATATAAGCTTCCATATGAAGGTAGACATGTGCATCCTTATAGGAATCCACAGTATAGTGGGGATCAAATCACGATAATGAATAAAAATTGAgcttaaaatgagaaaaatttcAGTGGAGCATAAAGATTTGAacacaaaataagaaatttgGCATTCAAAAATGATTCCCTTATCGTCTGAAACTTTTACTATCAATTACCAAGTTGAACTGGTGAACTTATGTCAAGAAAAGCAGGACATACCCCAAATGTTACAAGACCAGGTCCTCTAGCATTAGGTCTCAATCCTTCTACACTGTCATTTTCTGTGGGATCAGACCtgcaaataaaatcaataacatAAAAATCTTCTCCAAATTGTCTTGCCagatggttttgaaaaaaaaaaaaaagaagcaacaTACCATAGCAAATCCATTAGGACTATCGAACCAGCATCCATTGTTATTGGCCTCTCTATCTTCTCTATCTGCTCAACTGAGTTTATTGACCTCCCTATGCCACCATGCATACAGATGATTTTCTTTTCGATGAGGGCAGCCAGTGGAAGATAGTTAAAAAGTTGATTGAAACGTGTCCATGCCCAGATTCCATCACTTTCTCCCTACATGGGTGTCTTCCATCAGAATAGCCTGATACATTTGAAggacacacacacacacacacatatatatatatataacttctaCCTTCAAAACTAGAACTCGGGATTTGACAACTGTAGTACATATATTTTGACATTCTAACTTACCATTCTCTCAATGCATTCAATACGGAAGCCAAAAAGTGCATTAATATCAGCAGCTTCATGATTCCCCCTTATCAAATGTACATTCTCTGGATATTCAATCTGAAATTCAGAACAAGCGAGTAATTTGGTTACATAAAGAGATGTCAATACATGAAAGGGAAGTACCGTGTTAGACAACAGCAAGGATTACCTTTAGAGCTAGGAGTAAAGTGATTGTCTCCAAGCTGTGCTGTCCTCGATCAACGTAATCACCCAGAAACAAATAGTCAATATAACTGAAAACCACACAAAGAATGGTCATCAGACACAAGAGAAGTTGACAAGAAGAGATTTGATACAAtagtaaaaaattacatttaataGTTAAAAAGCTCAAACTGCTAACATTTTCTTGATTGTTACAAACTTTTGACATCTTCTAGCCTCAGAAAGAGAAACATC
It encodes the following:
- the LOC125871042 gene encoding nodulin homeobox isoform X3, with protein sequence MRILNEEGISCSTELLSSTARPIDPALDLISAVKGLHGLSSQELSRLIREAENNMLQYIPENGLNIQIDVERLARYLALHLIAVILGSEGNAGLLKYLLSGFQLLHSLGDLASRHPKIEQILLDDVKVSEQLLDLVFYSLVILCTYRKVSNDMVLLHSTLVASSLYLLTVCISSQWLELAQVLLAYNKVDVLMDSAFAAVTADIKILQRNLSADHAHSRQAYGLKAEETLNHLCQQCEASLQFLQSLCQQKLFRERLVKNKELSSKGRVLLLAQVVLRLDVSPLVTVSSSIVAAVSRLKSKVLTILLNLCEADSLSYLDEVASTPASLDLAKSIALETEVLTGIFSVTHGEFLSTWCSSDLPIREEDATLEYDPFAAAGWVLDLFPFSDQLNAMSTESTFVPSNVPRLSYPHQRTSLLVKVLANLHCFVPDICKVLIAEEKDLFLNKFVQCLRTEVSDTSEGFISISDPQKAATVSRNLGSLLSHAESLIPTFLNEEDVQLLRVFITQLESLVTPFGENRVQEAQNLGGYLPPQLREVSLDLNNRSANSREDILDNSSLQRLNQLNSKFNDEGQSGEAGTKGEMTEHERFIATSIEMKDIETQNVETSGSDSSSTRSRHPTDQVGKVGQINCNGPGEVREDETAEAQHEEKQQRKRKRTIMNDTQISLVEKALMGEPDMQRNKTLLEKWAVKLSDHGSEVTKSQLKNWLNNRKARLARAAKDGRMLSEGDSLDKQGGLLTLLPSDSPGSPVEDVSILSAARENAPRLTGLAPSSTCLTENTTAVPAVSSEQAKCVAGDYVVLINEKAEEIGRGKVCQVSGKWYQRDLEELGTCVVDVIDLKVERSAKLPYPSELTGTSFDQAERKFGFMRVLWQSSKLFVLPAR